The genome window CCCCACCGCGGAACCGAGAGCAAGCCCGGCCTGTTACCCCCAGCCCCTGCGGACTCGGCCACGCAGGTGGCGGGCCGGCGCCTGTCCTAAAGCCCACAGGTGGCTGTCCCTACAGGGGCAGGGTCCCGGGAAGGTGGCAGAGGGAGAGGTAGCGCTGCAGGAGTGGGGGCTCCGCTCCCGCGCACAGGGCAAGCTGCTCCCGAAGGGGGCCCCGCCttgggggcactgaggggctcCGCCAGGGCAGCCCCCGCCCGGGAAGGCGAGGGGAGGCTGCAGGCGGGCAGCGCGGCGTCCCTCGCCTCTGCTCCGCCAGCGATGGCACCCCCGCCCCGCGCCAGGCACCTCTCCCGCCTGCAAAGTGCTGTCAGGGTTTTTAGGCGTCAAACACAGGGATAATTATAAACCTCTGAAAACCGACGGGGTTTCATCTCCCTCTTTCACCCACTGCAAACCTCCACGCTTGGCCACGCGGTATAAGCGCTGTCGCTGTCCCCTACGCTCTTCCACCCCCCCCCCCGAAAAAAGGACAAACGCGGGGTGAGCGAAGCGGCTCCGTCAGGGAGGGCAGGGCGGGACTCCCGCCCCAGAGCCCCGCGGCGGCCCCAGAGCGAGAGAGCCCCCCGGCCTcttccccctgctcccacccGAGCCCTTACTTGCAAGTCGGCGAAGCGCTTTTTCCAACACGACGTTAGCGTTTTGCCAGGTTTATTTTACTTGTTATACACAGACGATACAAACGGGCAAAAACCGAAACATTTCTCAATGGAGCATGTACTGGTATAAATTATTCAGTTCCACAGACGTAAcagaacaaatataaaaatcacaACATTCGATTTACAGAAGAGTCAAAAATATACACACGTTTATGACCCTGAATTTCTATTAGGAAATTTCCCCGTCGAGTGTAATCTAGACTGAATATTTAGCCCGATGCATATTTCAGTTCgtaattggttttttttccttccatataAAAATGTGTTAATTGTATAGATTTGCTACTCAAAATTCGAAGACTTATTATTCTGCTTCGCCGGGGAGGGAGTCCTGGAGGGATATTACTTGTCCTTCAATAGTATAATAAGAGATTTACAAGAATGATCACTCTTTCGATGTGCATTTGATTCCCCAGGAAGTCAGATCTCGGTTAGCTACTTTATGAAAAAGTCAATTCCAAAACTAAATGCAGTAAAATATACAACTCACAACTCATCTTCACTGGACTACACTATGGTTACCAACAATTCAGTCGTctatatgtttttttctttttttttcttttttttttttttttttagattattcATTACAAAGATTTACAGCAATATAAAGAAAGACGGGGGAACTgcaaagaaatttgaaaatagTTTGTTAGCATATTTGGCACCTGCAGGGACCAGTAATGGATTTGGCACTTGGGGGCAGGGGAAAGGGGATtccacaaaaataataatattgcTGATCTCGAGCTAttcctttcaaagaaaaaataagaggCAGTTAATTTTGGTTCCGGAAGGCGTTATGCCCCTTTAATCGACTTTCCTATGAGAcgtatttctgttcttttgaaGGGAAAGCTGAGCTATTCCTTAGCTGTGTTAGCCCAGGGCACTACGTAATTATTTCATGCGAGGAATTGGAGAGAAAGTGAGAAACCCATTACCCGCTGCTACAGCTATGGACCACTGACATTTCCAGAGGCATTTAGGAAGAGTGTTTACCTGGGGAGGGGCACGAGGAAAAGGGAGCAAAGAGCGGGGAATGGGGTAAAGAAATTTAAACAGGATCTAAGTTCTGTGACTtaacaatgaaaacaaaacaaaaaaaaatccaaacaaataaataaaccgAACCAAAGAGAAGTAATCtgttacaataaaataaatactatgTACAGGCATTTCACAGGCTGTTTTCCCCACTATTACTGTTTCCCCTAGAATCCATCCGTGGTAAAAGGAAGGAAGCGCTGTACGGTTTGAGAGTCTAAGCATCCTACTGATCAGTGGGTTTCGGTGCGGCAGtgccccccgcgcccccgggGCGCCGCCggaccgggccgggccgggcggggagcggggcggggaggcggcggcggcggccgcggctcAGCCCgcctgcctgcctccctgccGGGCCGGGGCACGGATGGGGCAGCTAGGGGCGGGGGTCAGTGCGCTAACGCGGAGGAGTTATTGTGCAAAAGGACGGCGGGCCGGCGGCCGCGCCTAGCTGTGCGAGTAGAAGCCGTAATAGCCGATGTCCTTGGCGCAGGTCTTTTCGCAGTCCCGCTGGGTAAGCACCTCGCTCTTGAGGGGCGAGGAGCTCTCGGACACCGGGGTGTCCGAGGGAGAGATCCGCCTCCTTTTGGCCTGCTCGTAAATCCCAGAATCGGAGGAGTCGATGGACTTAATGGACGACGGCGTCTCGATCCAGCTGGAGTCGGACAAATCTTTGGGCTTGGAGTCCTCGGCGCCCGGCAAGGGGGACCGCTCGGGGGCCAGGCTCTCCGCCTCCTCCCCCAGGTAGGGGTTGCCGGCGGCCAtgcgcgccgccgccgcgctgtTGGGCCAGCAGGAGAGCACGGAGCCCGACTTGCTGCAGTACTGCGGGGGGCTGCGGGCCCCCCAGCCCGACGGGTCGGCGTAGTAGCCCAGCGGCCGCCCCGCACAGCCGGCCGCCTGCAGCGGCAGCGCCTTGACGCCCGCGGCCGCGTAGGACAGCAGCGTGGCCGCGTTGCCGGCGAAGTCGGTGGCCGTGTCGTAGGCGGAGGCGGCGAAGTCGAGGCGGTTGTTGGCGGGGGCGACGAACCAGCGCTGCGGCGAGGGGGCCCCCGGGTCCTCGGCttgctgtggggagagcagcccGTTGGTGTGGGGCACGCTGCGGTCGGCGCCGGGCCCCGGGCCGGCTCCTGCCCCGGGATGGAAGCGGGACTTGGCGTAGTTACTCACGAACTGGTCCTGGAGGAAGGAGCCGGCCATGGCGTAGCGGGCCCCGGGCACGATCTGCGAGCGGGGCGAGTCGTTGGGGGAAGGCGTCAGCCGGTCCATGTCGCAGCCCGTGTAGATCCTGCCCAAGAGAAGGGGAGAGAGCTGGGTGTCCGCCGCTGCCCGGCGCCCTCCTCGGCGCGGCACCCGGCCGAACGCGGCCCTCGGGGGACGAACGGGACGGCGCCGTCCCAGCGCGCTCCGGCCCTGCCCGGGAGCCTGAGCTCCTCTCCGGCCTTGGCCTCTGGCATCAGCAGCGCCGAGGGCCTTTAACGGGGAAGAGGAAAGACGGGGGCAAGCATGGAGAGCAAATCTTTCGGAACCGGTTGGCCATTCCTTGACGGGGCTGAGATCCCTCTCTCCGGTCGGAACCCACAAGCCAAAAGCGTGGGATCCCGCGCGGTGACACGCTGACCGGACCCACCACACCACGCGTGCAACAGGCAGCCAGCCCGGTCATTTGCCGCGAGTAGCATGAGTGGCAGACTACGGAATTCTATCGGCTGTTTAACACTTATTATTGGGAGTCACAGACGAACCATCAACATTTTACTGAGTTTAAATTAAGCTAATCTTTAAACACCTACTGTAGGAAATGTAAAGCCAGACACTTCCAGTGTTCCCTGCTTGGCCTATATATAATTCTCCCATGCTGGGCTGCAATTTGCGATTATAAAAACTTTAATGGATGAATAACTACTATCTGTATTTAATTCAGGCTAAAACTGTGCTTTAATTAACCCTCCACGCCTCCTGGAATTTCTTATCCAAAATAAACTTGGCCCTTAAACAAATCCAACGTGCTAGACAACATTGAagcttccccctcccccccgtCTCCTTTCAAGTGACGCCCTATAAAGTTTTTTCCtatcaaaaagggaaaagcactTTTGGCTGGGGCCGAAGGCCTTTCCCAAGGCCGCACATACTCTCGCAGAGCTCCcggagagcagccaggctctgctgccgcCCTCTGCGGCACCGGAGACCGCCGCTGCCCTCCCGGCGGCGGACCTGCTCTCCGCCACAGCCTCGGCGACCCCTGCCCCCTTGGAAAAGCGACCGCAGCACAGGCGGCTCCCTGGGGAGCGCTGGAGCTCGGCCCCGGGCCCCTCTCGCCCTAGTTCAGCCCTGGGCGCCGTTTGCACCCTCGCCCTGCGAGCCTGCTGCTGGTGGCGGCCGGACCGCGGTCCGAGCAGAGGCTCAAGCGGGAGTCAAGACACGCACGGGGTGAGGCGCTCGAGGCCAAGTGAGGCAGCTCCCCGCCACAGTTTAGAGAGGAAAAAGTTTTCCTCCTCAAAGCCGGGGGCCCGTCCCACAGACCAGAGCTTGCAGCAGGACAGGTGAATTCCTGCCGTCTGCTCCTGCGGGTGTactggcagtgccccaggctgggcagggggatgcCGGGCGGGTCTAACCCGGGCCGGGGGAAGGCTGCCCGCAGGGCCTGCAGGCCGGGATTGCCCCGTTTTTGTCCCGAAGGCCGCGaaaggcggcggcggggccgagTGTTGATGCTGCCCCGCAGCCGCAGCCGGAGGGGCACCGGGCGTCAGAGCCGGGGTCAGACCGCCTCGGAGCCGGACGGGCAGAGGCAGAACAGGGACACACCGCGATTAAAACTTCCGAGGCTTTAGCTCCACCcagaagggagaaggagaaaaaaaaattcaacccCGGCGAAGAATAAAACGAGACGAAGACATTTCCCTGCGGGCCCCGGCTCTGCGGACCTCGGAATGATGCAGACCCGGCGGGTTGCCGGGGACGGAGCCCCTGCTGCTCCGATGCTTCTTTCGGAGCCCTTACGCGCAAGTGAAACGGAAGCTTGGAAAGAGGCGCCAAGATACGTGCCAGGAAAAACCAACAACAGAACCGCCGCAAGTGCCAAAGCGAGATGCGGACTCGGGCGCGGGCAGCGCGGCCCCGGGCGCGGCAGCGGCCTCAGGGCTGCGCAGGGCCTCGCCGCAGGGACAGCCCCCGTGCGGGAGCGGGCGTGTGCTTCCCTCCCGGAGGGCTCTAGGAAAGCCTGACATTACACATCTCGGTGTGAAATGAGCCAGCCCTCATCCTAAATCTCCCCCCTTTGACATGTGTGTGCAGCCGGCAGAAGGGTAGTAAAAATCCGGTTTACTTACGTGTCATAATTGTCTCGGAATCCTTTTGCGAAAGGGTTGTGATCTATTTTCAGCTGTGTGATCtagggaaagagagaagcagagcaCACGTTgtgaaagcctgaaaaatataCCCCAGTGCAGCCAACATGTTTTTAAAGGACCAAGCTTTACTCTAGTCAATCATACTGCCTTTAAACCGTGAAAAATCAGCTTGGGCATGCTTATAGACATCACAGTCTAATTTTAAGATTTACGTTGTTGGAAAAAGTACggaaaaaatcaatatttaacCCCATATTTTGAGACATGTTCAGCATTCCTAGTGCATGGGTATGAATATGCTGAAATCCAGAAATTAGGCAAAACGTACCGCAGAACGGTAACTAGGAGTTTGCATTTGCATGGAGCAAAATAATTAAAGCGAGAATGTGGACTGAACATATGTCATttgaaaagggggcaccagtctGTAGCAAAGCCAGACCACTCCGAAACGCATCCAGGCATTAACGAGCTTTTAATTTGAGGAAGTTGCTCCGTCACCCCCGGCGCAATCAATGAGGATGTTAATTGATCTTTGCAGACTTAAAGCTTAAGCTAACAGCTTAACAGCTAACTAAGCTGTTTCCGACTGGGAGATAAACGCTGCGGGCCAGCGCCCAGCCCCGGGCGGAGGGGCAGGATCGCGCCCATCCTGGCGGGAGGGCGATGCCGCTGCGGGCACCCGGAGGGGGCTCCTGGGGCGAAGGCGGCCCCAGCGGCTGCGGCCGCCCTGGGGAtggccagggagggctggcacAAAGTGGGGAACGGGGAGCCCCATCTCCCGGCGCCCGAGACCCGGGGTAGGGTGGGCAGCAGCCGGGCCATCCCCGGTGGGCTGCCTTGCGGGGAGCGGGGGGACCGCGAGGGGAATAAACCAGGGAGCTCTTTACATCGGTGTTTTGGTAGGCGGTGACGGCAATGAACTGCGTCTCGGGGAACGTGAATGTCTGCACTCTGCCCGGCTGGTTGGTATCCTCTGTCCCGTCTTCGTTCACCTCCACCACATGCAAGCGAGGTTGGTACTTGTGAAGGGACTGCAAAACCACCATCTGTCAGGCATGGcaaaaggagggagggggacgcggggagaaagaagaaattagaGCGAGAAGGACGAGGAGAGCGATGCCCGCTggccgccgcctccccgggACGCCTGCGGACTTCCCCGGCCGCACCGGACAGCGCTGTCAGCTTGGGCAACGCGCTCAGGGCCGGCGAGGCCCGTGGCAAAATGGAATGGGAGGACTTTCTCACCACCACCCCCCTTTTATTTTCAC of Zonotrichia leucophrys gambelii isolate GWCS_2022_RI chromosome 7, RI_Zleu_2.0, whole genome shotgun sequence contains these proteins:
- the TBR1 gene encoding T-box brain protein 1 isoform X1 — encoded protein: MQLEHCLSPSIMLSKKFLNVSSSYPHAGGSELALHDHPIISTTDNLERSSPLKKITRGMTNQSDTDNFPDSKDTPGDVQRNKLSPVLDGVSELRHSFDGSAADRYLLSQSSQPQSAASAPSTMFPYPSQHGPAHPAFSIASPSRYMAHHPVITNGAYNSLLSNSSPQGYPTAGYPYPQQYGHSYQGAPFYQFSSTQPGLVPGKAQVYLCNRPLWLKFHRHQTEMIITKQGRRMFPFLSFNISGLDPTAHYNIFVDVILADPNHWRFQGGKWVPCGKADTNVQGNRVYMHPDSPNTGAHWMRQEISFGKLKLTNNKGASNNNGQMVVLQSLHKYQPRLHVVEVNEDGTEDTNQPGRVQTFTFPETQFIAVTAYQNTDITQLKIDHNPFAKGFRDNYDTIYTGCDMDRLTPSPNDSPRSQIVPGARYAMAGSFLQDQFVSNYAKSRFHPGAGAGPGPGADRSVPHTNGLLSPQQAEDPGAPSPQRWFVAPANNRLDFAASAYDTATDFAGNAATLLSYAAAGVKALPLQAAGCAGRPLGYYADPSGWGARSPPQYCSKSGSVLSCWPNSAAAARMAAGNPYLGEEAESLAPERSPLPGAEDSKPKDLSDSSWIETPSSIKSIDSSDSGIYEQAKRRRISPSDTPVSESSSPLKSEVLTQRDCEKTCAKDIGYYGFYSHS